DNA sequence from the Chrysiogenia bacterium genome:
ACCACCTCGACTACCACGCCGACATGGACGACTACTTCGCGGCCAAGCGCCTGCTCTTTACGAGCCAGCTTGCCGCGCAGCAGGTGAAGACAGATGCGACCTGCGTGATCAACGCCGACGATCCTTACGGCGCGCGCCTCATCGACGAAGTCTCGGGGACTCGCCGCGTGATCAGCTACGGGCTGGGCGCCTCGGCGCGCGCGGCAAGCGGCGCAGAGCGCGGCGTCGATGTCTTCCCGACCGAACTTTCCTGGGGCAGCGCGGGCCTGAGCGCCCGCGTGCACACCCCGGCGGGCGAGATGAGCGTGATGGGCGCGCTCATGGGCGAGCACAATGTTTACAACACGCTCGCCGCCATCGCCGCCGGCGTCGCGCTCGGGCTTCCGCTCGAGAAGATCGCCGCCGGCATTGCGGCCCTGCGGGCCGTTCCGGGCCGCCTGGAACCGGTGGAAAACAGCCTCGGGATCACGGTGCTTGTCGACTATGCGCACACCCCCGATGCGCTTCGCAATGTGCTGGCCTCCTGCCGGGGCCTCACCGACGGCCAGCTCATCTGCGTGTTCGGTTGCGGCGGCGACCGCGACCGCGCCAAGCGTCCGCTCATGGCGCAGGCCGTGAGCGAGCTGGCCGACCTGGCCATCCTGACAAGTGACAATCCGCGCACGGAGGATCCCCAGCAGATTCTCAGCGATGCGCGTCAAGGTTTGCGTGGGAAAGAAGGCACCCAGCACCTCGTCGAAGTCGATCGGCGGCGGGCCATTGCGCTCGCAGTCGGTCGGGCCCTTCCCGGTGATCTGGTGATGATCGCCGGGAAGGGTCACGAGGACTATCAGATCGTCGGGACCGAGAAGCGTCCCTTCGACGATCGGCTGGTTGCCGCAGAGGCGCTGCGCGCGCGCGAGGAGGGGGAGAGCCAGTGAGTTTTTCCCTGAATGAACTGCGCGAGGCGGCCTCGGGCCGCGTGCTCATGGCCGAGCGCGAGGACTTTCCCGCGGGCGCGATCGATTCGCGCAGCCTCGAGCCCGGCGAGCTCTTCTTTGCCCTGCGCGGCGAGAGCGCCGACGGCCACGCCTACGTGGAGGCGGCCATCGCCCAGGGCGCAGGCGGGGCGGTGATTGCCGACGATCGTGCCGAACCGGCGTTCATCCACAAGCTCCGTCGCTACCGCAACATCGCGCTGGTTGCCGTGGACGAGCCCGAAGCCGCGCTGGCGCGCCTTGCCGCCGCGCATCGCAGCGCGATGGGCGAGCTTCGCGTGGCGGCCATTACCGGCTCCAACGGCAAGACGACGACCAAGGAAATTCTGGCCGCGCTGCTCGGCGCCCATGCGCCCACGCTGGCCACGCGCGGGAATCTCAACAATCAACTAGGCGTGCCGCTCACCCTGCTTCGGCTGGAGAGCAAACATCAGTACGCCGTCGTCGAGATCGGGGCGAGCGGTCCGGGCGAGGTCGATGCGCTCGCCCGCATGGTGCGTCCGCGGGTGGGGATTCTCACGAACATCGCGCCCGCGCACCTCGAAGGTTTTGGAAGCCTGGAGGGCGTGCGCCGCTCCAAGGGCGAGCTGCTTCGCCACGTGGCGGTCTCGGGCACGATCATTGTCAACGAGGACGATCCGGGGGCTGTATCCCTTGCGGGCGAATTCGCCGGCAAGAAGGTCAAGGTATCGGTACAAGGAAATGATGCTGACGTTGTTGCTGAAGAAGTGGTGGCGGCCGGTCCAGACGGCATGAGCTTCACGCTCCGTGCCTATGGAAAGTCGCAACTGGTGCGCCTGCCGCTGGTGGGCACGCACAATGTCTCCAACGCGGTGATGGCCTCGGCCGCGGCGCTGGAGATGGGGATTCCCTTCGAGAAGGTTGCCATAGCGCTCGAGCGCGTGCGCCCGGCGCAGATGCGTAGCGAGGTGCGCGTGGGCGCTGACGGCACGATGTTGCTGGTCGATTGCTACAACGCCAATCCCACCAGCATGAGCCGGGCGCTGGAAACCCTCGCGCAGCTTCCCTGCAAGGGGCGGCGCATCGCCATTCTGGGACAGATGAATGAGCTCGGCTCCCAGTCGCGCGAGTTCCACCGTGCGCTCGGCGAAGAGGCGGCGCGCCAGGGGATCGACTGGCTGCTCTATACGGGAATGTTTGCCGACGAAGTCATCGAGGCGGCGACCAAGGCGGGGCTCCAGCACGCCGAGAGCTTCCCCTCCCACGAAGAGATCATGAGCGCCATCGGCCGCGGCATGAAGGCCGGCGACAGCGTGCTCATCAAGGGCTCGCGCGGCGCGCGCATGGAGCGCATTGCCGACCCG
Encoded proteins:
- a CDS encoding UDP-N-acetylmuramoyl-tripeptide--D-alanyl-D-alanine ligase, giving the protein MSFSLNELREAASGRVLMAEREDFPAGAIDSRSLEPGELFFALRGESADGHAYVEAAIAQGAGGAVIADDRAEPAFIHKLRRYRNIALVAVDEPEAALARLAAAHRSAMGELRVAAITGSNGKTTTKEILAALLGAHAPTLATRGNLNNQLGVPLTLLRLESKHQYAVVEIGASGPGEVDALARMVRPRVGILTNIAPAHLEGFGSLEGVRRSKGELLRHVAVSGTIIVNEDDPGAVSLAGEFAGKKVKVSVQGNDADVVAEEVVAAGPDGMSFTLRAYGKSQLVRLPLVGTHNVSNAVMASAAALEMGIPFEKVAIALERVRPAQMRSEVRVGADGTMLLVDCYNANPTSMSRALETLAQLPCKGRRIAILGQMNELGSQSREFHRALGEEAARQGIDWLLYTGMFADEVIEAATKAGLQHAESFPSHEEIMSAIGRGMKAGDSVLIKGSRGARMERIADPLLARLEREGHAEDGEGGR
- a CDS encoding UDP-N-acetylmuramoyl-L-alanyl-D-glutamate--2,6-diaminopimelate ligase; protein product: MNLEESLNGVVAQRMSGEPVAVRALVCDSRRVSEGDVFVALPGSAADGHDYVDAAIAAGARAVVIERADLFESLAARSDLTTILVDDAHAALGVMAANVQGRPSESMKLVGITGTNGKTTTAFIVESVLRAAELNPGLLGTVEFRVGAQRFPSTHTTPGAIELQELLAKMRAADAKSAVIEVSSHALSQARTAGLEFDVAVFTNLTQDHLDYHADMDDYFAAKRLLFTSQLAAQQVKTDATCVINADDPYGARLIDEVSGTRRVISYGLGASARAASGAERGVDVFPTELSWGSAGLSARVHTPAGEMSVMGALMGEHNVYNTLAAIAAGVALGLPLEKIAAGIAALRAVPGRLEPVENSLGITVLVDYAHTPDALRNVLASCRGLTDGQLICVFGCGGDRDRAKRPLMAQAVSELADLAILTSDNPRTEDPQQILSDARQGLRGKEGTQHLVEVDRRRAIALAVGRALPGDLVMIAGKGHEDYQIVGTEKRPFDDRLVAAEALRAREEGESQ